A stretch of Nonomuraea africana DNA encodes these proteins:
- a CDS encoding PadR family transcriptional regulator has product MRKVSNPLALAVLAFLLMEPMHPYELGRRLQETEKDRSFRYNRGSLYMVVKQLAKAGFIVEQGSVRDTERPERTLYALTDEGRAELYDWLRELVATPKAEYPHFGAALSLLSVLDPAEAVELLGRRSAALAEEAGQIREAVRAAAEGGVAWVFLVDDEYRLALLEAELRFVSSLVESLQQADYVKTWHTIFGSQHDDG; this is encoded by the coding sequence GTGCGCAAGGTGTCCAACCCGCTCGCGCTGGCGGTGCTGGCGTTCCTGTTGATGGAGCCGATGCATCCGTACGAGCTGGGACGGCGGCTGCAGGAGACCGAGAAGGACCGCAGCTTCCGGTACAACAGGGGCTCGCTCTACATGGTCGTCAAGCAGCTGGCGAAGGCCGGGTTCATCGTCGAGCAGGGCAGTGTGCGCGACACCGAGCGGCCCGAGCGCACCCTCTACGCGCTCACCGACGAGGGCCGCGCCGAGCTCTACGACTGGCTGCGCGAGCTGGTCGCCACGCCGAAGGCGGAGTACCCGCACTTCGGGGCCGCGCTGTCGCTGCTGAGCGTCCTCGACCCCGCCGAGGCGGTCGAGCTGCTCGGGCGGCGCTCGGCCGCGCTGGCCGAGGAGGCCGGGCAGATCCGCGAGGCCGTGCGCGCCGCGGCGGAGGGCGGGGTCGCGTGGGTCTTCCTCGTCGACGACGAGTACCGGCTCGCGCTGCTGGAGGCCGAGCTGCGCTTCGTCTCCTCGCTCGTCGAGTCGCTCCAGCAAGCGGACTACGTCAAGACATGGCACACGATCTTCGGGAGTCAGCATGACGACGGTTAG
- a CDS encoding AMP-dependent synthetase/ligase produces the protein MREYSVPVLVDVPHTASCTDTVFRRGEQEPGAIVMRRKDGDSWPAVTAREFRDEVAALAKGLIAAGIEPGDRVALMSRTRYEWTVIDYAIWAAGAVSVPVYETSAAEQVAWILSDSGAKAAFVELDTHEETVREAHPSLEHLWRVEEIAALTGPDVSDETLEARRTGRSGDDLATIIYTSGTTGRPKGCRLTHDNLLFTSINVARGPLEQLFDVPGRAALLFLPLAHVFARVIQIVLVETGTIMAHTPNMKNVAPDLAAFQPTFLLGVPRVFEKVYNGAEQKAASGGKGKIFARAADVAIAYSRAQASGGASLGLRLRHALFDRLVYGKLRQATGGRLSAAVSGGGALGERLGHFFTGVGIEVFEGYGLTETTAPVSVNLPGANKIGTVGKPIPGASVRIADDGEILTKGRHVFHGYWNNDEATAAAIDADGWYHTGDVGELDSDGYLRITGRKKEILVTAAGKNIAPAPMEDAIRAHPLISQAMIVGDGRPFAAALITLDPEALAQRGLSPKEAKADAGVLAEVQSAVDTANGTVSRAEQIKKFVILDEDLTEESGHLTPTLKVKRNLVMRDFAADIDALYEK, from the coding sequence GTGCGCGAGTACAGCGTTCCCGTCCTGGTGGATGTCCCGCATACCGCCAGCTGCACCGACACGGTGTTCCGGCGGGGCGAGCAGGAACCAGGGGCGATCGTGATGCGCAGGAAGGACGGCGACAGCTGGCCCGCCGTCACCGCCCGCGAGTTCCGCGACGAGGTCGCGGCGCTGGCCAAGGGCCTCATCGCCGCGGGCATCGAGCCCGGCGACAGGGTCGCGCTCATGTCGCGCACGCGCTACGAGTGGACCGTCATCGACTACGCCATCTGGGCGGCGGGCGCGGTCAGCGTGCCGGTCTACGAGACCTCCGCCGCCGAGCAGGTCGCCTGGATCCTCAGTGACAGCGGCGCCAAGGCCGCCTTCGTCGAGCTCGACACGCACGAGGAGACGGTGCGGGAGGCGCACCCCTCGCTCGAGCACCTGTGGCGGGTCGAGGAGATCGCCGCGCTCACCGGGCCCGACGTCTCCGACGAGACACTCGAGGCCCGCCGTACCGGCAGGTCGGGTGACGACCTGGCGACGATCATCTACACCTCCGGCACCACCGGCAGGCCGAAGGGCTGCCGGCTCACCCACGACAACCTGCTGTTCACCTCCATCAACGTCGCCAGAGGGCCGCTGGAGCAGCTGTTCGACGTGCCGGGCAGGGCGGCGCTGCTGTTCCTGCCGCTGGCGCACGTCTTCGCCAGGGTGATCCAGATCGTGCTCGTCGAGACCGGCACGATCATGGCGCACACGCCCAACATGAAGAACGTCGCGCCCGACCTGGCCGCCTTCCAGCCGACGTTCCTGCTCGGCGTGCCGCGCGTGTTCGAGAAGGTCTACAACGGCGCCGAGCAGAAGGCCGCCTCGGGCGGCAAGGGCAAGATCTTCGCCCGTGCCGCCGACGTCGCCATCGCCTACAGCAGGGCCCAGGCCTCCGGCGGCGCCTCGCTCGGGCTGCGCCTGCGGCACGCCCTGTTCGACAGGCTGGTGTACGGCAAGCTGCGCCAGGCGACCGGCGGGCGGCTGTCGGCGGCGGTCTCCGGCGGCGGCGCCCTCGGCGAGCGCCTCGGCCACTTCTTCACCGGCGTCGGCATCGAGGTCTTCGAGGGCTACGGCCTGACCGAGACCACCGCCCCCGTCTCGGTCAACCTGCCGGGCGCCAACAAGATCGGCACCGTCGGCAAGCCCATCCCCGGCGCGAGCGTCCGCATCGCCGACGACGGCGAGATCCTCACCAAGGGCCGCCACGTCTTCCACGGTTACTGGAACAACGACGAGGCCACGGCCGCCGCGATCGACGCCGACGGCTGGTACCACACCGGCGACGTCGGCGAGCTCGACTCCGACGGCTACCTGCGCATCACCGGGCGCAAGAAGGAGATCCTGGTGACGGCGGCGGGCAAGAACATCGCCCCGGCCCCCATGGAGGACGCGATCCGGGCCCACCCGCTGATCTCCCAGGCCATGATCGTCGGTGACGGGCGGCCCTTCGCCGCCGCGCTGATCACGCTCGACCCCGAGGCCCTCGCCCAGCGCGGCCTGTCGCCGAAGGAGGCGAAGGCCGACGCCGGGGTGCTGGCCGAGGTCCAGTCGGCGGTCGACACGGCGAACGGCACCGTGTCGAGAGCCGAGCAGATCAAGAAGTTCGTGATCCTGGACGAAGACCTCACCGAGGAGAGCGGCCACCTGACGCCGACGCTCAAGGTCAAGCGGAACCTGGTGATGCGCGACTTCGCGGCCGACATCGACGCCCTCTACGAGAAGTGA
- a CDS encoding DUF4097 family beta strand repeat-containing protein: protein MPVFATTAPPTVHVDFPAGELRVSATDRQDTAVEVRPAAPAGPHDHEYAQAVQIEHADGVITVRAPDRQRFRRASALHIDIALPEGSSLRAETASADVTTTGPLHEVDITSASGDVTVAHAATLRVKTASGDVRCDVTTGDAAIDATSGRVGLGSVGGHADVTTASGDAVIGRAEGDVTSRTASGDLVVRSVTRGQVDARSASGDVTVSVTKGTAAWLEVSSLSGRVSSELEQSGAPDDGAETLEVRARTLSGDIAILRAGSR from the coding sequence ATGCCCGTTTTCGCCACCACCGCCCCGCCCACCGTCCACGTCGACTTCCCCGCGGGCGAGCTGCGGGTCTCGGCCACCGACCGCCAGGACACCGCGGTCGAGGTACGGCCGGCCGCACCCGCGGGCCCGCACGACCACGAGTACGCGCAGGCCGTCCAGATCGAGCACGCCGACGGGGTGATCACCGTCAGGGCCCCCGACCGGCAGCGGTTCAGGCGCGCGTCCGCGCTCCACATCGACATCGCGCTGCCCGAGGGGTCGAGCCTGCGCGCCGAGACCGCCTCCGCCGACGTCACCACCACGGGCCCGCTGCACGAGGTCGACATCACCTCCGCCTCCGGTGACGTCACCGTGGCACACGCGGCCACCCTCCGCGTCAAGACCGCCTCAGGTGACGTCAGATGTGACGTCACCACCGGCGACGCGGCCATCGACGCCACATCGGGCAGGGTGGGCCTCGGCTCCGTCGGTGGCCACGCCGACGTCACCACCGCCTCGGGCGACGCCGTGATCGGCCGCGCCGAGGGCGACGTCACCAGCCGCACGGCGTCGGGCGACCTCGTCGTGCGATCCGTGACCAGAGGGCAGGTCGACGCCAGGAGCGCGTCGGGCGATGTCACGGTCTCGGTCACGAAGGGCACGGCCGCCTGGCTGGAGGTCTCGTCACTGTCGGGCCGGGTCAGCTCCGAGCTGGAGCAGTCGGGCGCGCCCGACGACGGCGCCGAGACGCTCGAGGTCCGGGCCCGCACGCTGAGCGGCGACATCGCCATCCTGAGGGCCGGCTCGCGGTGA
- a CDS encoding carbohydrate ABC transporter permease, giving the protein MITRRYSRRDLAVLGFGLGAAVLVNVALIWGPTLASVALSGTDWNGISELRWIGTRNYGDLAGEYPPFWSAVRNNVLWLAFLGLIATPFGLFCAVLLDRRLKLSRVYQSALYLPVVLSLAVVGFIAQLVYSSDYGVLNAVTGLTTDWLGDSSINIWVVMVAAAWRHVGYVMIIYLAGLKAVDPALKEAAAIDGASEAQTFFRVVFPTLRPINVIVFVITVIEALRAFDIVYAINKGRNGLELLSVLVTENIVGEASRIGFGSAIAVILLVISMGFIVTYLSQLFKEDHR; this is encoded by the coding sequence TTGATCACGCGACGCTACTCCCGCAGAGACCTCGCCGTCCTGGGCTTCGGGCTCGGGGCGGCCGTCCTGGTCAACGTGGCCCTCATCTGGGGGCCCACGCTGGCCTCCGTCGCGTTGTCGGGCACCGACTGGAACGGCATCTCCGAGCTGCGCTGGATCGGCACGCGCAACTACGGCGACCTGGCCGGCGAGTACCCGCCGTTCTGGTCCGCGGTCCGCAACAACGTGCTGTGGCTGGCCTTCCTCGGCCTGATCGCGACGCCGTTCGGCCTGTTCTGCGCGGTGCTGCTGGACCGGCGGCTCAAGCTGTCGCGGGTCTACCAGAGCGCGCTCTACCTGCCGGTGGTGCTGTCGCTGGCCGTGGTCGGCTTCATCGCCCAGCTCGTCTACTCCTCCGACTACGGCGTGCTGAACGCGGTGACCGGCTTGACCACCGACTGGCTCGGCGACAGCTCGATCAACATCTGGGTCGTCATGGTGGCGGCGGCCTGGCGGCACGTCGGCTACGTCATGATCATCTATCTGGCCGGGCTGAAGGCGGTCGACCCCGCGCTGAAGGAGGCCGCCGCGATCGACGGAGCCAGCGAGGCGCAGACCTTCTTCCGCGTCGTCTTCCCCACCCTGCGGCCCATCAACGTCATCGTGTTCGTGATCACGGTGATCGAGGCCCTGCGGGCCTTCGACATCGTCTACGCGATCAACAAGGGCCGCAACGGCCTGGAGCTGCTGTCGGTGCTGGTCACCGAGAACATCGTGGGCGAGGCCAGCAGGATCGGCTTCGGCTCGGCGATCGCGGTGATCCTGCTGGTGATCTCGATGGGGTTCATCGTCACCTACCTCTCGCAGCTGTTCAAGGAGGATCACCGGTGA
- a CDS encoding toxin-antitoxin system HicB family antitoxin, which yields MDLTAFIENLSREFGDAADAAGPEARATAERLTAVLDSAVRLTLIEVLSEAADELTRALDPGVVDVRMRGREPQFVVTVPEHWHGGPSSEHAQPPFPPSPPAPPAPPTPPGEADQGTARMTLRLPESLKARIEHAAAASGASVNSWLVRALTAAVSDPQPPQRPGPPGAGRRISGWVR from the coding sequence ATGGATCTGACGGCGTTCATCGAGAATCTAAGCAGGGAGTTCGGCGACGCGGCCGACGCCGCGGGGCCCGAGGCCCGTGCCACCGCCGAGCGGCTCACCGCGGTGCTCGACTCGGCGGTCAGGCTGACGCTCATCGAGGTGCTCTCCGAGGCCGCCGACGAGCTGACGAGAGCGCTCGACCCAGGGGTCGTCGACGTGCGCATGCGCGGGAGAGAGCCCCAGTTCGTGGTCACCGTGCCCGAGCACTGGCACGGCGGCCCGTCCAGCGAGCACGCTCAGCCGCCGTTCCCTCCGTCGCCGCCCGCCCCGCCCGCGCCGCCCACGCCTCCCGGCGAGGCCGACCAGGGCACGGCCCGGATGACGCTCCGGCTGCCCGAGTCGCTGAAGGCCCGCATCGAGCACGCGGCGGCCGCCTCGGGAGCCTCGGTCAACTCCTGGCTGGTGAGGGCCCTGACCGCCGCCGTGTCCGACCCGCAGCCGCCGCAGCGCCCCGGCCCTCCTGGCGCCGGCCGCCGCATCAGCGGCTGGGTCCGCTGA
- a CDS encoding SRPBCC family protein, with translation MADRTTSSITVDADRSHVMTVIADFGSYPEWAGQVKSAEVLTSAPDGRPQTVRFVLDAGVISDTYTLGYDWNDDESVSWQVVEPGTMVRELKGSYTLGERGSGTEVTYELAVDLKVPMIGMIKRKAEKVIVDTALKGLKKRVEGR, from the coding sequence ATGGCTGATCGCACCACCTCGAGCATCACCGTCGACGCCGACCGCTCCCACGTGATGACGGTGATCGCCGACTTCGGCTCCTATCCCGAATGGGCTGGTCAGGTGAAGTCCGCGGAGGTCCTCACCAGCGCTCCCGACGGCCGCCCGCAGACCGTGCGCTTCGTGCTCGACGCGGGCGTCATCAGCGACACCTACACCCTCGGCTACGACTGGAACGACGACGAGAGCGTGAGCTGGCAGGTCGTCGAACCGGGCACGATGGTCCGCGAGCTGAAGGGGAGTTACACCCTCGGTGAGCGGGGCAGTGGCACCGAGGTGACCTATGAGCTGGCGGTCGATCTGAAGGTCCCGATGATCGGCATGATCAAGCGCAAGGCCGAGAAGGTGATCGTCGACACGGCGCTCAAGGGCCTCAAGAAGCGCGTCGAAGGCCGATGA
- a CDS encoding metallophosphoesterase family protein, with the protein MRVHVVSDVHGSVEALARAGDGADALICLGDLILFIDYDDHAQGIFPELFGAERAAAFIALRTAKRFDEARTMSAKLWASLEGDPRQHIERIVRRQYESLFAAMPTPAYLTYGNVDLPRLWGDYLRPGLHVLDGQTVELGGWRFGFVGGGLRTPYRTPYEISDEEFAAKVEAVGEVDVLCCHIPPAVPELLYDVVARRYERGSEATLAAIRRTQPRYALFGHVHQPLYARTRIGRTECVNVGHFRGKGVPYVLRW; encoded by the coding sequence ATGCGGGTGCATGTCGTGAGCGATGTCCACGGAAGCGTCGAGGCGCTGGCGCGCGCGGGCGACGGCGCGGACGCGCTGATCTGCCTGGGCGACCTGATCCTCTTCATCGACTACGACGACCACGCGCAGGGGATCTTCCCCGAGCTGTTCGGCGCCGAGCGGGCGGCGGCCTTCATCGCGCTGCGCACGGCCAAGCGGTTCGACGAGGCCAGGACCATGTCGGCGAAGCTCTGGGCGAGCCTCGAAGGCGACCCGCGCCAGCACATCGAGCGCATTGTCAGGCGGCAGTACGAGAGCCTGTTCGCCGCCATGCCGACGCCCGCCTACCTGACCTACGGCAACGTCGACCTGCCGAGGCTGTGGGGCGACTACCTCAGGCCCGGCCTCCACGTGCTCGACGGGCAGACGGTGGAGCTGGGCGGGTGGCGGTTCGGGTTCGTCGGCGGCGGGCTGCGCACGCCGTACCGCACGCCCTACGAGATCAGCGACGAGGAGTTCGCGGCCAAGGTGGAGGCGGTCGGCGAGGTGGACGTGCTGTGCTGCCACATCCCGCCGGCCGTGCCCGAGCTGCTCTACGACGTGGTGGCCAGGCGCTACGAGCGCGGCAGTGAGGCGACGCTGGCCGCCATCAGGAGGACCCAGCCGCGCTACGCGCTGTTCGGCCACGTCCACCAGCCGCTCTACGCCCGCACGAGGATCGGCAGGACCGAGTGCGTGAACGTCGGCCATTTCCGCGGAAAGGGCGTTCCTTACGTCCTTCGGTGGTAG
- a CDS encoding FAD-dependent oxidoreductase — MTTVRTALVIGGGIAGPVTAMALRRAGIEATVYEAYASSAEGIGGTLTIAPNGLDALRAVGAEAAVRAVGQPVTRTVITDGRGRRIGELPGLPDLPPSQAMWRSELYRAVHDQAVASGVPIEHGRRLVGVEEGPGGVTARFADGGSATADLLVGADGIRSTVRTVIDPGAPAPRHVPLLNFGGLADVAVPGAGTDAACFVFGARGFFGYWVQPDGRTAWFANLPHREPMSAAQARASSAEEWLRRLREIYAGDLPGGDLLRHTAAEQLVVLGSVEIMPSVPHWHRGRMVLVGDSAHAPSPSSGQGASLAAESAVELARCLRDVPDLTRAFEAYVRLRRPRVEKVAARAAKTNTTKTMGPAAISMMRLMMPLAMRTFLAPERTIGPEQRHHIDWDAPVAASLNEG; from the coding sequence ATGACGACGGTTAGAACAGCACTCGTGATCGGCGGCGGCATCGCGGGCCCGGTCACCGCGATGGCGCTGAGGCGCGCGGGCATCGAGGCGACGGTCTACGAGGCCTACGCGAGCAGCGCCGAGGGCATCGGCGGGACGCTCACGATCGCCCCGAACGGGCTCGACGCGCTGCGGGCCGTCGGCGCCGAGGCGGCGGTCAGGGCCGTCGGCCAGCCGGTGACGCGCACCGTGATCACCGACGGAAGGGGCCGGCGGATCGGCGAGCTGCCCGGCCTGCCCGACCTGCCGCCCAGCCAGGCGATGTGGCGCTCGGAGCTGTACCGCGCGGTGCACGACCAGGCCGTGGCGAGCGGCGTCCCCATCGAGCACGGCAGGCGCCTGGTCGGCGTCGAAGAAGGCCCCGGCGGCGTCACCGCGCGCTTCGCCGATGGCGGCAGTGCCACCGCCGACCTGCTCGTCGGCGCCGACGGCATCCGCTCCACGGTTCGCACCGTGATCGACCCCGGCGCTCCGGCCCCGCGCCACGTCCCGCTGCTGAACTTCGGCGGGCTGGCCGACGTCGCGGTGCCCGGCGCCGGGACCGACGCCGCCTGCTTCGTCTTCGGCGCGCGCGGCTTCTTCGGCTACTGGGTGCAGCCCGACGGCCGCACCGCCTGGTTCGCCAACCTCCCGCACCGGGAGCCGATGAGCGCGGCGCAGGCCCGCGCGAGCTCCGCCGAGGAATGGCTGCGCCGCCTGCGCGAGATCTACGCCGGCGACCTGCCCGGCGGCGACCTGCTGCGACACACCGCGGCCGAGCAGCTCGTGGTCCTCGGCTCGGTCGAGATCATGCCGAGCGTGCCGCACTGGCACCGCGGCAGGATGGTGCTGGTCGGCGACTCCGCGCACGCGCCGTCGCCCAGCTCGGGCCAGGGCGCCTCGCTGGCCGCGGAGAGCGCGGTCGAGCTCGCCCGCTGCCTGCGCGACGTGCCCGACCTGACCCGCGCCTTCGAGGCCTACGTGCGGCTGCGCCGTCCGCGGGTGGAGAAGGTGGCGGCCCGCGCCGCCAAGACCAACACCACCAAGACCATGGGGCCCGCGGCGATCTCCATGATGCGGCTCATGATGCCGCTGGCGATGCGGACCTTCCTCGCGCCGGAGCGCACCATCGGCCCCGAGCAGCGCCACCACATCGACTGGGACGCTCCCGTCGCCGCCTCGCTGAACGAGGGCTGA
- a CDS encoding NAD-dependent epimerase/dehydratase family protein has product MDAAVRRSDLRCVSIRPSWVQHEGTYERNLGPVVRDAAAAGVSLGSYIDVHDLADAIVLSVESALEGHEVFYIASPDNAGGRDLRELAKQTFGDAVEVRPYARVDASAISCDKAARLLGWTPRRSWRDYLDADGVTLPIAVTSD; this is encoded by the coding sequence ATGGACGCCGCCGTCCGCAGGAGCGACCTGCGGTGCGTCTCCATCCGCCCGAGCTGGGTGCAGCACGAGGGCACCTACGAGCGCAACCTCGGGCCCGTCGTCAGGGACGCCGCCGCGGCGGGCGTCAGCCTGGGCAGCTACATCGACGTCCACGACCTGGCCGACGCCATCGTGCTGTCGGTGGAGTCGGCGCTGGAGGGTCACGAGGTGTTCTACATCGCCTCGCCCGACAACGCCGGCGGGCGTGACCTGCGGGAACTGGCCAAGCAGACCTTCGGCGACGCAGTCGAGGTGCGCCCGTACGCCCGCGTGGACGCCTCGGCCATCTCCTGCGACAAGGCGGCCCGCCTCCTGGGCTGGACGCCCAGGAGGTCGTGGCGCGACTACCTTGACGCCGATGGCGTCACTCTGCCGATTGCGGTGACGTCGGATTGA
- a CDS encoding ABC transporter substrate-binding protein, with protein sequence MTQRLPITRRSMLLGAAAFGVPAILAGCGSPGNQNTPGAGGSAARGTVTIGSNASDEIPKKSLETVVKAFTQADVRINTVDHNTFQENINRYLKGSPDDVFTWFAGYRMQFFAEQGLATDISDVWQDIAADYTPAFKAASTGSDGKQYFVPFTYYPWAVFYRKSLWEEKGYQPPKTLDEFTALARKMKADGLIPIAFADKDGWPAMGTFDILNMRTNGYDFHISLMAGKESWTDPKVKQVFDTWRGLMEFHQPAALGRTWQEAGQSLAQKKTGMYLLGMFVAQQFPESERDDIDFFTFPEINPQFGTDSIDAPIDGYMISAKAKNVDGAKALLKHFAQASSQNAATKLDPGTLAASSKADTSGYSALQKRGAELVSQATHIAQFLDRDTRPDFASTVMIPALQRFVGKPDDIDPLLKDIEAQKVNIFR encoded by the coding sequence ATGACCCAACGTCTGCCGATCACCCGTAGAAGCATGCTGCTCGGTGCCGCCGCCTTCGGAGTCCCCGCGATCCTCGCCGGTTGCGGGAGTCCCGGTAATCAGAACACGCCCGGCGCCGGCGGCTCGGCCGCGCGCGGCACGGTCACGATCGGCTCCAACGCCTCCGACGAGATTCCCAAGAAGTCACTGGAAACCGTGGTCAAGGCCTTCACCCAGGCCGACGTCCGGATCAACACGGTGGACCACAACACCTTCCAGGAGAACATCAACCGCTACCTCAAGGGCAGCCCTGACGACGTCTTCACCTGGTTCGCCGGGTACCGGATGCAGTTCTTCGCCGAGCAGGGGCTGGCCACCGACATCTCCGACGTGTGGCAGGACATCGCGGCCGATTACACCCCCGCCTTCAAGGCGGCCTCGACCGGCTCGGACGGCAAGCAGTACTTCGTGCCGTTCACCTACTACCCATGGGCGGTCTTCTACCGCAAGAGCCTGTGGGAGGAGAAGGGCTACCAGCCGCCCAAGACACTTGACGAGTTCACCGCGCTGGCCAGGAAGATGAAGGCCGACGGGCTGATCCCCATCGCCTTCGCCGACAAGGACGGCTGGCCCGCGATGGGCACCTTCGACATCCTCAACATGCGGACCAACGGCTACGACTTCCACATCTCCCTCATGGCAGGCAAGGAGTCGTGGACCGACCCGAAGGTGAAACAGGTCTTCGACACCTGGCGCGGGTTGATGGAGTTCCACCAGCCCGCGGCGCTCGGCCGTACCTGGCAGGAGGCGGGGCAGTCGCTGGCCCAGAAGAAGACGGGCATGTACCTGCTCGGCATGTTCGTCGCGCAGCAGTTCCCCGAGTCCGAGCGCGACGACATCGACTTCTTCACCTTCCCCGAGATCAACCCGCAGTTCGGCACCGACTCCATCGACGCGCCGATCGACGGCTACATGATCTCGGCCAAGGCCAAGAACGTGGACGGCGCCAAGGCGCTGCTCAAGCACTTCGCGCAGGCCTCGTCGCAGAACGCGGCCACCAAGCTCGACCCCGGCACACTGGCCGCCAGCTCCAAGGCCGACACCAGCGGCTACAGCGCGCTGCAGAAACGCGGCGCCGAACTGGTCTCGCAGGCGACGCACATCGCCCAGTTCCTCGACCGCGACACCAGGCCCGACTTCGCCTCGACCGTGATGATCCCCGCGCTGCAGCGCTTCGTCGGCAAACCCGACGACATCGATCCACTGCTCAAGGACATCGAGGCGCAGAAAGTCAACATCTTCCGTTGA
- a CDS encoding carbohydrate ABC transporter permease gives MTLTASRPTAVEPGQSQIKRPFRPLRLVLHVFLGLVALGWLLPLLLAVYASLRPYVETAELGYFSLPRTLTLDYYSQAWSQADLPKYYLNTLIIVVPGVILTLLMASFTAFAIARLRIPGRRVLLVVFTAGNLLPPQVLITPLYTLYTLIPLPWWLSDSLSLYDSYLGLILIHVAFQFGFCVFVLANFMRTIPEEISEAAMVDGAGVWRRYWQLTLPLCRPALAALSTLQFTWMYNDFLWALVLMSSGDKLPVTSALNNLRGQFFTDYNLLAAGSLLVALPTLIVFQLLHKQFVSGLTLGSTKG, from the coding sequence GTGACACTGACCGCCTCCCGTCCCACCGCGGTGGAGCCCGGCCAGTCACAGATCAAGCGGCCCTTCCGGCCGTTGCGGCTGGTGCTGCACGTCTTTCTCGGGCTGGTCGCGCTGGGGTGGCTGCTGCCGCTGCTGCTGGCCGTGTACGCCTCGCTCCGGCCGTACGTGGAGACGGCCGAGCTGGGGTACTTCTCGCTGCCACGCACGCTCACGCTCGACTACTACAGCCAGGCCTGGAGCCAGGCCGACCTGCCGAAGTACTACCTCAACACGCTGATCATCGTGGTGCCCGGCGTGATCCTCACCCTCCTGATGGCCTCCTTCACCGCCTTCGCCATCGCGAGGCTGCGCATCCCGGGGCGCAGGGTGCTGCTGGTGGTCTTCACCGCGGGCAACCTGCTGCCGCCCCAGGTGCTGATCACGCCGCTCTACACCCTGTACACGCTGATCCCGCTGCCGTGGTGGCTGTCGGACTCGCTGTCGCTGTACGACTCCTATCTCGGGCTGATCCTCATCCACGTGGCCTTCCAGTTCGGGTTCTGCGTGTTCGTGCTGGCCAACTTCATGCGGACGATCCCCGAGGAGATCTCCGAGGCGGCGATGGTCGACGGGGCAGGCGTGTGGCGGCGCTACTGGCAGCTCACGCTGCCGCTGTGCCGTCCGGCCCTGGCGGCGTTGTCGACGCTGCAGTTCACCTGGATGTACAACGACTTCCTGTGGGCGCTGGTGCTGATGTCGTCGGGCGACAAGCTGCCTGTCACGTCGGCGCTGAACAACCTGCGCGGGCAGTTCTTCACCGACTACAACCTGCTGGCGGCGGGGTCGCTGCTGGTGGCGTTGCCGACTCTGATCGTCTTCCAGCTCCTGCACAAGCAGTTCGTCTCGGGCCTCACGCTCGGTTCGACCAAGGGCTGA